One Saccharomyces kudriavzevii IFO 1802 strain IFO1802 genome assembly, chromosome: 4 genomic region harbors:
- the MRX14 gene encoding mitochondrial 54S ribosomal protein bL34m (similar to Saccharomyces cerevisiae YDR115W; ancestral locus Anc_8.267) has protein sequence MTLLTSLYQLQSKRMLSSISSFSALSVLRPQSSMLLNSPPMKTMSLTALGFGFIGQRRWKSRGNTYQPSTLKRKRTFGFLARAKSKQGSKILKRRKLKGRWFLSH, from the coding sequence ATGACGCTACTTACAAGTCTATACCAGCTTCAGTCGAAAAGAATGCTTTCTTCCatatcttctttctctgCTCTTTCTGTATTGCGTCCGCAAAGCAGCATGCTTTTAAACAGTCCACCAATGAAAACTATGTCCCTTACTGCATTGGGATTTGGTTTCATCGGTCAACGGAGGTGGAAGTCTAGAGGTAACACCTATCAGCCCAGTAcattgaagaggaaaagaacGTTTGGATTTTTGGCGAGGGCAAAGAGCAAACAAGGCTCAAAAAtactgaaaagaagaaaactcaAGGGTAGGTGGTTTCTGTCTCATTGA
- the MRPL1 gene encoding mitochondrial 54S ribosomal protein uL1m (similar to Saccharomyces cerevisiae MRPL1 (YDR116C); ancestral locus Anc_8.268): MLSVIATPKICVVSSTRRCLSHTASKLYAEEYKSTAMSSNAPSLTKEQAKKRELKRLAQRRAEAKRPAATNPLYMPVTVALRYLRAAEVGRPQSQQTINLTTLVVGERGTAPLSGSVAFPKPLRYIKVAVFTNDENKLKELREKYPNHLIGGADLVSRIKNGEIPVDFDKAYATADIVPALQSQVARILGPRGVLPSVKKGTVSDDITSLLQESLGSMPFRQRGNSISLGIGKCYFTDREVLQNIIAARAAFKAAVSDQKSKKPNILSKTTLSSTHGPGIVIDFA, encoded by the coding sequence ATGCTATCCGTTATAGCGACTCCGAAAATATGCGTTGTAAGCTCAACAAGAAGGTGTCTTTCACACACTGCAAGCAAACTGTATGCGGAAGAATATAAGTCAACAGCAATGTCTTCCAATGCACCTTCCCTGACAAAAGAACAAGCTAAAAAGAGAGAGTTAAAAAGATTGGCACAACGAAGAGCTGAAGCAAAGAGGCCCGCGGCAACAAATCCATTGTATATGCCTGTTACCGTGGCACTAAGATATTTGCGTGCAGCGGAAGTGGGCAGACCCCAATCTCAACAAACAATTAATCTGACAACATTGGTGGTGGGTGAAAGAGGTACAGCTCCTTTATCTGGTAGCGTCGCGTTTCCCAAACCACTGAGATATATCAAGGTTGCTGTCTTCACCAAcgatgaaaacaaattaaaagaacttcgtgaaaaatatccaaaTCATTTGATTGGCGGGGCTGATCTTGTTTCTAGGATTAAGAATGGTGAGATTCCCGTTGATTTTGACAAGGCATATGCTACAGCAGATATTGTTCCTGCTTTGCAATCACAAGTTGCCAGAATACTTGGCCCTCGTGGGGTTTTACCCTCCGTTAAGAAGGGCACAGTGAGCGACGATATAACTTCTTTACTCCAGGAAAGTCTAGGATCTATGCCTTTTAGACAACGAGGGAACTCGATCAGTCTTGGGATTGGGAAATGCTATTTCACTGATCGAGAGGTCTTGCAGAACATCATAGCCGCGAGAGCTGCCTTTAAAGCTGCTGTAAGTGaccaaaaatcaaagaaaccGAACATACTGAGTAAAACCACATTATCGAGCACACATGGCCCCGGAATTGTGATTGATTTTGCCTAG
- the TMA64 gene encoding Tma64p (similar to Saccharomyces cerevisiae TMA64 (YDR117C); ancestral locus Anc_8.269) translates to MFKKEPHIKALSNLKNSERKKLLQTCKKQTNNDEYTFPTSTIKQTNFCSQKSVGVVYTDENNTPILFKEKHNEQLFPTVYSCWENPTLLPIILTHGFVIEEHLFNGANLMISGSIPPFDPRSKVGTLCGVASREAPKVVLAIGIVEMDLPSYDRVLGETGVAVKVIHHFNDGLSKALKVKLDPPIAKSGDEDINSKQVQPPEEAKIVENAQENMQKAQVHVEELAEVLDHFSVSDVDYFITRALYYTLTQDKSLVLPISPSNFISNHIMRNLPPIDHNEVNVKKTSWRKSAKFLKHFEKEGFLKLKGKGDDLTIVGKTIDKDELKNFVPYKVGSSTSAQESGEHANSKEKTPGMMYSMTLYKPFSIAKDFLKEANLGFRTYYTSQDIRSALSQYISTNNLADTKDKGKVVMDDLLFNMVNKKKKNLNAARIMPRAQILDPLLANNFTEFYQIFKNDDSLLFKAPIKGSPPRIKITTEMKIGRKVITRVSNFEVFQIDPESLAGDLRKICSGSTTIGESQTFKSAEVQVQGPHGQLIIDHLNNLGVPNKWIDFENKLKKKKRT, encoded by the coding sequence ATGTTTAAGAAGGAACCTCATATAAAAGCTTTGAGCAATCTGAAAAACtctgaaagaaagaagttACTACAAACTTGTAAAAAACAGACGAATAACGATGAGTACACTTTTCCGACCTCCACTATTAAACAGACAAACTTTTGCAGCCAGAAAAGCGTTGGAGTTGTATACACAGACGAAAATAATACTCCAATATTATTCAAGGAGAAGCATAATGAACAGCTCTTTCCAACAGTATATTCTTGTTGGGAAAATCCAACCTTATTGCCTATTATTTTGACTCATGGATTTGTTATAGAGGAACATTTGTTCAATGGTGCTAACTTGATGATTTCTGGCTCAATTCCACCTTTTGATCCTCGTTCCAAAGTAGGTACCCTTTGCGGTGTGGCTAGTAGAGAAGCGCCTAAAGTCGTTTTAGCCATAGGTATCGTTGAAATGGATCTACCGTCATACGATAGAGTACTTGGTGAAACAGGTGTTGCAGTGAAAGTTATACATCATTTTAATGATGGTCTTTCGAAAGCCCTTAAGGTGAAATTAGATCCTCCAATTGCCAAGTCGGGAGATGAGGACATTAACAGTAAACAGGTCCAGCCTCCAGAAGAAGccaaaattgttgaaaacgCACAAGAAAATATGCAAAAAGCTCAAGTTCATGTTGAGGAACTTGCAGAGGTTTTGGATCATTTTTCAGTGTCGGATGTTGATTATTTCATCACAAGAGCATTATATTATACGTTAACCCAAGATAAAAGTTTAGTATTACCCATTTCTCCCTCTAATTTTATCTCAAACCACATTATGCGTAATTTACCTCCGATTGATCACAACGAAGTTAATGTGAAGAAAACTTCGTGGAGGAAGAGTGcaaaatttctgaaacacttcgaaaaagaaggtttcTTGAAACTAAAAGGGAAGGGAGACGACCTAACTATTGTGGGTAAAACCATAGATAAAGatgagttgaaaaattttgtacCATATAAGGTTGGCAGCAGCACTTCCGCTCAAGAAAGTGGCGAGCATGCCAACTCGAAGGAGAAAACACCCGGAATGATGTATTCAATGACGCTATATAAACCGTTCAGCATTGCTAAAGACTTTTTAAAGGAGGCCAACTTAGGCTTTCGGACATACTATACATCTCAGGATATCAGAAGTGCGCTTTCTCAGTATATTTCCACCAACAACTTAGCAGATACGAAGGACAAAGGGAAAGTTGTTATGGATGATTTATTATTCAACATGGttaataagaaaaaaaaaaatctgaatGCTGCACGTATTATGCCTAGAGCCCAAATTTTGGATCCTTTGCTAGCCAATAATTTTACTGAGTTCTACCAAATATTTAAAAACGATGATTCACTTTTGTTCAAGGCACCAATAAAAGGTTCTCCCCCACGTATCAAAATCACCACCGAAATgaaaattggaagaaaagttaTCACAAGAGTCAGcaattttgaagtttttcaaatcgaCCCGGAATCACTTGCCGGTGATTTAAGAAAGATATGCAGCGGTTCAACGACAATAGGTGAGTCACAAACGTTTAAAAGTGCTGAAGTGCAAGTGCAAGGTCCACATGGTCAGCTAATCATTGATCATCTCAATAATTTGGGTGTTCCAAACAAGTGGATAGACTTTGAGAAtaaattaaaaaagaaaaaaagaacgtAG
- the APC4 gene encoding anaphase promoting complex subunit 4 (similar to Saccharomyces cerevisiae APC4 (YDR118W); ancestral locus Anc_8.270), giving the protein MSPPINDYFIDYNPRFPIFATRITKGLAIHRVSDHARIAIIPVRNIALVANYSWDRTSGKFLSIFFKDGTVRIHDIFKDGRLVSFLRVPSTKISRGIWDRIPLKREYDSETFAYNVIDILPKLIRFVKDSKRVSIVPYTPPNGLWRGPDEDDPESGEILDVHVIFNEGNDKITIFFNGDYTILLPMDDIENERILESVVKVQDGFYHCFYNDGSVRTLNLQPLLRSKPSVDLLHYIMVIKELIGYLLAHVELINRELITPYLDFVKRICDEAYGYNKLKSELECLFLLGEVSCDLEDWLCNSVGEKNLKKWKFLGCEAYQKTTQILTLVFVPTCERIIIFVEKLRGTLEAFSVQNKSNNTSDLTAVELLLKNSQELLNNTLKSIIALGRNETLFEKFFIWFNDRIHEGLDEDYKLKFEFEDDPYFGYDLLTYFDKILSYRSTESSSVINMKLYRELINNMSDMEKDIAKNNVSQHIQQQLLINIRKDVYSQMYPSSQVRLLDAIKLPNQSYIVYLIEVTKLMNTKEVSSGENTPKLYVGTLKDESLDIISRESSIRIPEAFKNYSFSNARFALKMVPNFIREVELSRSNYTVSRNSEYTEEENDNGEDDGSITIPTYLTENEKNEVYIACTSKISVDGRSASLVFPKGRKFG; this is encoded by the coding sequence ATGTCACCTCCTATTAATGattatttcattgattATAATCCACGTTTCCCAATCTTCGCCACGAGAATAACAAAAGGCCTTGCTATTCATCGGGTATCAGATCACGCTAGAATTGCAATAATACCTGTAAGAAATATAGCCTTGGTGGCAAATTATAGTTGGGATAGGACTTCTGGTAAATTTTtgtccatttttttcaaggatgGGACAGTTAGAATTCATGACATTTTTAAAGATGGGCGATtagtttcatttttgagagTACCGAGTACAAAGATATCAAGAGGTATATGGGATAGAATTCCTTTAAAACGGGAATATGACAGTGAAACTTTTGCGTACAACGTTATTGATATTCTGCCAAAACTTATCCGATTCGTGAAGGATTCCAAAAGGGTGAGCATTGTCCCTTATACTCCACCGAATGGCCTATGGAGAGGTccagatgaagatgatccGGAAAGCGGTGAAATTTTAGACGTTCACGTAATATTCAATGAAGGAAACGATAAAAtcactatttttttcaatggtgATTACACGATTCTTTTGCCAATGGACGATATTGAGAACGAAAGGATTTTAGAATCGGTTGTTAAAGTACAAGATGGGTTTTACCATTGCTTTTATAACGATGGAAGTGTACGAACCTTAAATTTACAACCACTATTACGGAGCAAACCATCGGTGGACTTACTGCATTATATAATGGTAATAAAAGAGCTTATAGGTTACCTGCTCGCACATGTAGAGCTCATCAACCGGGAACTAATAACGCCCTATTTAGATTTCGTCAAGAGAATATGTGATGAGGCTTACGGATATAATAAGCTGAAATCAGAGCTAGAGTGCCTGTTTTTGCTTGGAGAAGTCTCGTGCGATTTAGAGGACTGGCTATGCAATTCAGTAGGTGAGAAAAacttaaaaaaatggaaattcTTAGGCTGTGAAGCCTATCAAAAGACCACTCAGATTTTAACTTTGGTATTCGTACCCACATGTGAAAgaattatcatttttgtcgAAAAACTAAGGGGCACACTAGAAGCTTTCTCTGtacaaaataaatcaaaCAATACTTCCGATCTAACAGCCGTTGAATTacttttaaaaaattcGCAGGAATTGTTAAATAATACTTTAAAATCAATAATTGCTTTGGGGAGAAATGAAACACTTTTCGAAAAGTTTTTTATATGGTTTAATGATAGAATACATGAAGGGCTAGACGAAGATTATAAGTTGAagtttgaatttgaagatgaccCTTACTTTGGGTATGACTTACTAACTTACTTTGACAAAATTTTATCCTACCGAAGTACAGAATCTAGCTCGGTCATCAATATGAAACTTTATCGAGAGCTAATTAATAATATGTCTGATATGGAGAAAGATATTGCGAAGAATAATGTGAGCCAACATATTCAACAGCAGCTTCTGATTAATATAAGAAAAGACGTTTATTCACAAATGTATCCGTCTTCCCAAGTTCGTCTGCTTGATGCTATAAAATTACCAAATCAGAGTTATATAGTTTATCTGATTGAGGTGACGAAGCTAATGAACACTAAAGAGGTCTCTTCAGGGGAAAACACACCAAAGCTATATGTAGGCACTCTGAAGGATGAAAGTTTGGACATCATATCCAGAGAATCGTCAATCAGAATTCCAGAGGCCTTCAAGAACTATAGTTTCAGCAATGCAAGGTTTGCGCTAAAGATGGTTCCGAATTTCATTCGGGAGGTTGAACTATCTAGAAGCAACTATACCGTTAGCCGCAATTCAGAATATACggaggaagaaaacgaCAACGGGGAAGATGATGGCTCAATAACTATCCCTACATATTTAACGGAAAAcgagaaaaatgaagtttATATAGCATGTACTTCGAAGATATCGGTGGATGGGAGGAGCGCATCTCTAGTGTTTCCAAAGGGAAGGAAATTTGGATGA